A genomic window from Xenorhabdus cabanillasii includes:
- a CDS encoding glutamate/aspartate ABC transporter substrate-binding protein, with product MRKLMLTMMLLSAAGAVHAEELTGTLKKIKDSGVVAVGHRESSVPFAYYDAKQNVVGYAQDYSNLIVEAIKKKINAPNLQVKLIPVTSQNRIPLLQNGTFDFECGSTTNTPERQKQAAFSNTIFIVNTRLLTNKDSGIKGFDDLTGKNVVVSAGTTSEILLNKLNDEKKMKMRIISAKDHGDSFRTLESGRAAAFMIDDALLAGERAKAKKPDQWIIVGEPQSKEAYGCLMRKNDPQFKKLLDDTVAEIQTSGRAEKMFARWFKEPIPPKNLNLNFTLPDEMKDLFKSPNDKSLN from the coding sequence ATGCGTAAATTGATGTTAACCATGATGTTGCTTAGCGCGGCAGGGGCTGTCCATGCTGAGGAATTGACTGGAACATTAAAAAAAATCAAAGACAGTGGTGTTGTTGCTGTCGGACACAGAGAATCTTCTGTTCCATTTGCTTACTATGATGCTAAACAGAATGTTGTCGGTTATGCCCAGGACTATTCCAATTTAATTGTGGAGGCGATTAAGAAAAAAATTAATGCGCCCAACCTGCAAGTTAAGCTGATCCCTGTCACTTCTCAAAACCGTATTCCATTGCTACAAAACGGTACTTTTGATTTTGAATGTGGCTCAACCACTAATACCCCTGAGCGCCAAAAACAAGCTGCGTTCTCCAATACCATCTTTATCGTCAACACACGCCTGCTGACTAATAAGGATTCAGGGATCAAAGGATTTGACGATCTGACCGGAAAAAATGTCGTTGTAAGCGCAGGCACAACTTCTGAAATATTGCTGAATAAACTTAATGACGAAAAGAAAATGAAAATGCGCATTATCAGTGCAAAAGATCATGGCGATTCATTCCGTACGCTGGAATCAGGCCGCGCTGCTGCCTTCATGATCGACGATGCACTACTGGCAGGTGAACGTGCAAAAGCGAAAAAACCTGATCAGTGGATTATCGTCGGTGAACCTCAATCCAAAGAAGCTTACGGTTGTCTGATGCGCAAAAACGATCCTCAATTCAAAAAGTTGCTGGATGACACTGTTGCAGAAATACAAACTTCTGGCCGGGCAGAAAAAATGTTTGCTCGCTGGTTCAAAGAGCCAATTCCACCTAAGAATTTGAATCTGAACTTCACTCTGCCAGACGAAATGAAAGATTTGTTTAAATCACCAAATGATAAGTCTCTAAATTAA
- the gltK gene encoding glutamate/aspartate ABC transporter permease GltK has protein sequence MYQFDWSSIIPSLPLLLNGLIITAEITTIAIIIGIAWGTALAVMRLSSIKVLSWFATLYVNLFRSVPLVMVLLWFYLIVPSLVQNVLGISPKTDIRLISAMVAFSLFEAAYYSEIIRAGIQSISRGQSSASLALGMTHMQSMRLVILPQAFRAMIPLLLTQGIVLFQDTSLVYVLSLADFFRTAANIGERDGTQIEMVLFAGFIYFVISFSASMLVNYLKKRTI, from the coding sequence ATGTATCAATTTGACTGGAGTTCCATTATTCCTAGCCTGCCTCTGTTGTTGAACGGGTTAATCATCACGGCTGAAATTACCACAATAGCCATTATCATCGGTATTGCCTGGGGAACGGCTCTGGCAGTAATGCGCCTTTCTTCCATTAAGGTACTGAGCTGGTTTGCCACCTTATATGTCAACCTCTTCCGCTCTGTACCTCTGGTAATGGTATTGTTATGGTTTTATTTAATTGTGCCTAGCTTAGTCCAAAATGTTCTAGGCATATCACCAAAAACTGATATCCGTTTAATCTCTGCAATGGTAGCGTTCTCGCTCTTTGAAGCAGCCTATTATTCCGAAATTATCCGGGCAGGTATTCAGAGTATTTCCCGTGGTCAGTCATCTGCGTCACTGGCACTGGGAATGACTCATATGCAAAGTATGCGTCTGGTCATCCTGCCACAGGCATTCCGTGCGATGATCCCATTACTGCTAACACAAGGCATTGTATTATTTCAGGATACCTCTCTGGTATATGTATTAAGTCTGGCAGATTTTTTCCGGACAGCAGCCAATATCGGTGAGCGTGATGGTACACAGATAGAAATGGTTCTGTTTGCCGGTTTTATTTATTTTGTGATTAGTTTTTCCGCTTCCATGCTGGTTAACTATTTGAAGAAAAGGACTATTTGA
- a CDS encoding amino acid ABC transporter permease, producing MSVDWNWGIFLQEAPFGNTTYLGWIISGLQVTIALSICAWIIAFIVGSFFGILRTVPNKFLAGLGTCYVELFRNIPLIVQFFVWYLVVPEFLPKDLSNWFKVDLDPNIQFFLSSVICLGLFTAARVCEQVRAAIQSLPRGQKAAGLAVGLTLPQTYRYVLLPNAYRVIIPPMTSEMLNLVKNSAIASTIGLVDMAAQAGKLLDYSAHAYETFTAITLAYVGINLVIMLAMSMLEKKVRLPGNMGGR from the coding sequence ATGTCAGTTGATTGGAATTGGGGTATCTTTCTGCAAGAAGCCCCTTTTGGTAATACCACCTATCTTGGGTGGATCATTTCTGGATTGCAGGTGACAATTGCTCTTTCTATCTGCGCCTGGATTATTGCATTTATTGTCGGTTCGTTTTTTGGCATTCTTCGTACTGTTCCGAATAAATTTCTGGCAGGACTGGGAACCTGTTATGTTGAGCTGTTCCGTAACATTCCTCTTATCGTCCAATTTTTTGTCTGGTATTTGGTTGTACCAGAATTCCTGCCTAAAGACCTGAGTAATTGGTTCAAGGTGGATTTGGATCCCAATATCCAATTTTTTCTTTCCTCGGTAATTTGTCTGGGGCTATTCACTGCGGCCCGTGTATGCGAACAGGTTCGTGCAGCCATTCAATCGCTGCCACGAGGGCAAAAAGCCGCAGGGCTGGCAGTGGGTCTGACACTGCCACAAACCTACCGTTATGTCCTGCTACCTAATGCCTATCGTGTCATTATTCCACCAATGACATCAGAAATGCTTAACCTGGTGAAGAATTCCGCGATTGCCTCAACTATCGGTTTGGTAGACATGGCAGCACAAGCAGGAAAATTACTGGACTATTCAGCGCATGCATATGAAACATTTACAGCAATCACACTGGCATATGTTGGAATCAATCTCGTTATTATGCTTGCAATGAGTATGCTTGAGAAAAAAGTACGGTTGCCGGGCAACATGGGGGGCCGATAA
- a CDS encoding amino acid ABC transporter ATP-binding protein, whose product MISLKNVSKWYGQFQVLNDCSTEVKKGEVVVVCGPSGSGKSTLIKTVNGLEAVQQGEIWVNGTKVNDKGTNLAQLRSKVGMVFQHFELFPHLSIIDNLTLAQVKVLKRDKQTAAEKGLKLLERVGLANHANKLPAQLSGGQQQRVAIARALCMDPIAMLFDEPTSALDPEMINEVLDVMVELANEGMTMMVVTHEMGFAKKVAHRVIFMDEGTIVEDSKKEEFFANPKSERARDFLAKILH is encoded by the coding sequence ATGATTTCCCTGAAAAATGTATCCAAGTGGTATGGCCAATTTCAGGTTCTGAATGACTGCTCAACTGAAGTCAAAAAAGGCGAAGTAGTGGTAGTCTGTGGACCTTCTGGTTCCGGTAAATCCACGCTGATAAAAACAGTCAATGGCCTTGAAGCTGTCCAGCAAGGTGAAATTTGGGTAAACGGAACAAAAGTAAATGATAAAGGCACAAATCTGGCTCAACTACGTTCCAAAGTTGGCATGGTGTTTCAACATTTTGAACTGTTTCCCCATCTGTCTATCATTGACAATCTGACACTGGCTCAGGTCAAGGTCTTAAAGCGTGATAAACAAACTGCGGCTGAAAAAGGCTTAAAACTATTAGAGCGTGTTGGGTTAGCAAATCACGCCAATAAATTACCTGCCCAACTTTCCGGTGGGCAACAACAGCGTGTCGCCATTGCCCGTGCGCTTTGCATGGATCCCATCGCTATGTTGTTTGACGAACCAACTTCCGCCCTTGATCCAGAAATGATCAATGAAGTACTGGATGTTATGGTTGAACTGGCTAACGAAGGGATGACCATGATGGTTGTTACCCATGAAATGGGATTTGCCAAAAAAGTTGCCCATCGCGTTATCTTTATGGATGAAGGCACTATTGTCGAAGACAGCAAGAAAGAAGAGTTCTTCGCCAACCCTAAATCAGAACGTGCCCGCGATTTTCTGGCGAAGATCCTGCACTAA